The window TAGCCTGGATCGAGCGCATGTTCCGCATCGACAAAAGCCGCGACACCGCCTGTCTTCTGCGCCTCGGCAATGGCGTGAAGTGCGAGCGTGGTCTTGCCCGAGCTTTCCGGGCCATAAATCTCGATGATACGACCGCGCGGCAAGCCGCCAATGCCCAACGCGATATCCAGTCCGAGCGATCCGGTGGAGACCGCTTCAATCTCGATCTTTTCTCGGCTGCCCAGTTTCATCGCCGAGCCCTTGCCAAAAGCGCGATCAATCTGGGAAAGGGCCGCTTCCAATGCTTTCTGTCTGTCCATTGTCCCTGTCTTCTTGGAATCGATGAGTGAGAGCATTGCTGTCATCGGCCTATCCCCTGTCAAGCAGAAGCGCCGATTCAGTGGCGCCTTGGCCACTACGTATCCTCTTTGTTCTCATAGAACAAGAGGGGAACGGAATTTTCCTATTTAAGAAGACAGAACCTTGGTCAGGGCGCGTTCAACCGCCCCGATCGTATAGGGTTTTGCCAATGTCGGACGGCTCGAATGGCTAGCTGGCACGTCATCGGCCATGCCACCGGTCGCAAAGACGAACGGAATGCCGCTGTCGGCCAGAATGTCAGCCACCGGCCAGCTTTTTTCGCCTTGGAGATTGCAATCGACCAGCGCCGCATCAAAACCACCCTTGCGCGCCTGGTCACACGCCTCCTCAACAGATACGGCGATGGCGTGCAGGCGATAGCCCAATGTATCGAGATAATCTTCCAGCATCATGCCGATCATTGCTTCATCCTCGACCACCAGGATGGCCTTGCTGTCCGACATGTGCGATCCCCCATTTTCGTTACGCTCGCCATCTTATCATCGGCGCGCCGACCCATATAAACACTTGGATGCCAAAGAAGTTCATTCCACCGCTGGACGCATGGCTAAAGCATCCCGCGCTGCTTCGGCCAGTTGGCTGACGGAGAAGGGCTTTGGCAGGAACGCGACATTGGCGATGTCGATAGATTTGCGCAGCTGCTCCTCGGCATAGCCGGACATGAACAGCACCGGAAGGTCGGGATGACTGTGCCGCGCCCTAGCGACCATCGACGGGCCGTCCATGTTGGGCATGACCACATCCGATATCAGCAGGTCGATTTTTTCGCCGCCAGCCAGCACTTCCAGCCCCTGTTCGCCGTCATGGGCTGTCAGCACCTTATAGCCTTGCCGGACGAGGGCGCGTTCCGCGACGGCCCGCACCATATCCTCGTCCTCGACCAGCAGGACAGTACCCGTACCCCAGGTCTCGCTCCGCTTGACCGGCGCCTTCGCGGGAAGCGCATGGTCCATGTCCGCGCCCTGATAGACTGGCAGGTAGATGACGAAACTGGCGCCCCGGCCAAGCTCTGATTCGGCGAAAATATACCCGCCCGATTGCTTGACGATGCCATAGACGGTGGAAAGGCCAAGGCCCGTGCCCTTGCCCAGTTCCTTGGTCGTGAAGAAAGGTTCGAATATCTTCGACAGGATGTCGGGCGGGATGCCAAGCCCGGTGTCGGATACGCGAAGCGCGGTATAGTCCGCCGCTGGTAATATTTCCTGTCGCATTTCCCGCACCTTGGCGGCGGGCACGGCATAGGTCTGGATATTGAGGATACCGCCCTCCGGCATCGCGTCGCGCGCGTTGACCGCGAGGTTTACGATCACCTGTTCCAGCTGCCCCGGATCAGCGCGCACCGCGCCCAGGTTGCGACCATGGCTGACGTCCAGCTTTACGCTTTCACCCAACAGGCGCTTCAGGAGGTTGGACACTTCCGCCACGATGTCAGGCAGCTGCAAGACCTGTGGACGCAGCGTCTGCTGGCGGGAAAAGGCGAGCAACTGCCGGGTCAGGCCGGCAGCGCGATTGCTGTTCGACTTGATCTGCTGGATGTCGTCATAATCGCTGTCGCCCGGCGTATGGCGCATCAACATCAGGTCACAGTGACCGATAATTGCGGTCAGGATATTGTTGAAGTCATGGGCGACGCCGCCGGCAAGCTGGCCGATTGCCTGCATCTTGGTCGCTTGCGCAACCTGCCGCTTGAGCTTGCTCTCCTCGCTATTGTCCTTGAGGCTGAGCAGCACCGCCGCCTCCCCCAGGCCCCGCACGCCCGCAAGGCTGAGGGCGGTCGGCTCTTCCGGTTCATTGCGGAGCCTGACGGCGATGTCGCCTGACATCTGTGGACCCACCGCAAAACGGCGCACCGCGTCGGCAACCGCGCCCTGATCCTCGCGCACGACCAGGTCGCCGGGATAGCTGGGCTTGTCTGAGCGCTTGAGTCCCGCAGCACGGGAAAAAGCGTTGTTGAGGAACAGCACACGCCCATCGCGGTCCGCCATGGCGAGGCCGAAGGGCAGCAGGGACAGCAGGGTTTCGATATAGGAAAGCGCTGATGTCCCGCCCGCGCTGCCAGCAGGTTCGTCGATCAGCAACAAGAGCATCGGCCCATCCTGGCCACTCTGATTGCCCACTGGCTGTGTCGCACGGCGCAGCGGCACCTGCAGCAGCCGCAGCGGCAACCCGCCCGATTCCTCGCGCGCCAGAAACAGTCGGCCTTTGTCATCGACGCGCATATGGGCGGCAAAATCCCGGCCTGTGATATTCGCGTCGATCCGACCGGCCGCGCGAAGGAGAAAGGCGCCGTTGGCGGCACGGATGCGTCCTTCGCCCCCGATCATGACTGCCATGATCCCCGCCTCGCCCATCTGCCGTCCCGCGTCACCGGTCAGCAGCCGGTGCACATCGTCCAGCGCATTGGGCTGGCGCACAGGGGTAAAGCGCCAGAGCAGATAATCTTCAGACCGTCCGGTGCGGCAAATATCGACGTCAAGCCGCAGGGCGCCCTGAGCAATGCCTTCCACCCGCGCCTCGCCATCCCGCCATGCAGCGCGAGCGGCAGCGCCCAGCGATTCGGACACCTCAGGTTCAGCCGCCATGTTGGGAGGCGTCGGAAAACCGGGAAACCATTCGCCGAACAGGTCGCTGGCGCAAGCGAGCCGCCCCGCCCGATCCGTGACCGCAATCGCCATGTTGGACGCGTCAGCGGCCGCGCGCGCCACCGTCCAGTCTGGAACCGCATCGCGATCCGCTGCTTCCTCTGGAAAGATACGCCGATACCAGCTGAGCAACGCAGCAGCAGCCAGCACCATGGCGGCGAAACCAGCCGCCAGCGCCCGGTCGCCAATCGCATAGATAACAAGCCCCGCAGACAGCAGCGCAGCCAAGATCAGCAGCGGAAGGGACAGACGCGAGGGGCGTTCACCCGTCCACGCTTCCTCATCCCTTTTGACGCGCGAGGCCATCGGCCGGCCTTCCCCCTTGATAACGCCCGGACAGTACCGCCCGCCGTCAGACGGAGGCGACTTCTTCCAATGCGCTGCTTTCGTGCGCCTTGCCAATCCTCAATTTGCGAGAATGCCATTTCCGGCCCATGCGATGGCGCCAGATCCAGTCGGCGATGATGTAGCCGACGACCGCCATTGCGACAGAGATCAGCGTCAAGCCGAGCAACATGGCAGGCGCTGCCTCGGAAAAGAGCCAGGCGATCCACTGCCGGATTGTCGCATGATCATTGACCAGCGCCATGAAGCCTGACGCATCCGCCGATCGTCCCAGCATCCAGTTGCCAATATAGACCGACGCCCAGAGGATGAGGGGGGTCGTGGCCGGATTGGACAGGAAGGTCATGGCCGCCGCAATGGGAATGTTGGCGCGGAAAGGCAGCGCAAGCAGCGCCGCGCCTGCAATCTGGATACCCGGGATCAGCAGGAATATGCCCACCAACAATCCCAACGCCACGCCACGCGGCACCGAACGGCGGGTAAAACGCCAGAGAGAGGGTTCCAGCACCCGGTGCGCGACCGGCGCCAGAAAGCGATTGCACTCCAGCGACTCGCGGGTGGGTGCATTGGCGTGCCACCAGCGGGAAAGACGTCCCATGCTCGCCCGGGGACCCATTTAACGATGCGCTTTCATGATGCGCTGTTGGTCGCGTTTCCAGTCGCGCTCCTTGATCGTCTCGCGCTTGTCATGCGTTTTCTTGCCACGCGCCAAGGCCAGCTCGACCTTCGCCTTGCCCCGGCCGTTGAAATAGATGCTGAGCGGGACAAGCGTCATGCCCTTGCGCTCTACCGCCCCGTGCATCCGGGCGATTTCCCGCTCGTGCAACAGCAGCTTGCGAGGGCGCTTGGGTTCATGGTTGAAACGATTGCCGTGGCTGAATTCGGGAATGTTGCTGTTGACCAACCACACCTGGTTGCCCTTCACCTCGGCATAGCTTTCGGCAATGTTGCCCTCGCCAAAGCGAAGCGATTTCACCTCCGTCCCTTGCAACGCGATACCCGCCTCGAACACATCCTCAAGGAAATATTCAAAGCGTGCGCGCCGGTTTTCGGCGACGATCTTTTTCTTGTCGAACAGTTCGGGACGGGGGCGGGCCATGGATTCTAAACTAACTCACTTCACCATATAAGGCCGCAGCCCTTTTAAACGAGACCTGCAATTTCCAAGGCCCGGTCGACAGCGGCGCGACCTGATTCAGACGGCCAGGTGATGGGCAGCCGCAAATCGCCGGGCATGTCGGACCGCACACGGGTAAGCGCATATTTGACCGGCCCGGGTGAAGAATCGCTGAACAGGGCATCGTGCAGAGGATAGAGACGATCCTGCAGCTCAAGTGCTCCATCCCAATCGCCCGATGCGCAGGCCGCCTGAAACTGCGCGCAAAGGCGGGGCGCGACATTGGCCGTAACGGAGATACAGCCGCTGCCTCCCATTGCATTGAATCCCAGAGCGGTTTCGTCATTGCCCGACAACTGGCAGAAATCGGCCCGGCAGGCGAGGCGTTGCGCGGTGACCCGCCCCAGATTCCCGGTGGCGTCCTTTATCCCGACGATCGACTGAAATTCCTTCGAAAGGCGGTGGATCACCGGAACGCCGATGTCGGTGATCGTGCGGCTCGGCACATTATAGAGGACAATGGGCAGGTCGCAGCGTTCGGCAAGGTGAGCAAAATGCTGGTAAACGCCTTCCTGATTCGGCTTGTTATAATAAGGCGCGACCACCAACGCAGCATCCGCGCCCGCAGCTTGCGCCGCGAACATATGTTCCAGCGCAATGCGCGTGTCGTTCGATCCGCAGCCTGCGATCACCGGCACCCGCCCCGCCGCCTGGTCGACGCAGATCGCAACCACGCGATTATGCTCGTCGACCGTCATGGTGGCGCTTTCGCCGGTGGTGCCACAGGGCACGAGCGCGCTGCTTCCCTCCTCGATCTGCCAATCCACCAGCGCGCGAAATGCCACCTCGTCGACCGTTCCATTGCGGAAAGGGGTGATCAGCGCCGGAATAGATCCGGAAAACATCAACAAACTCCTTCAATTCACCGGCATTCCGGGGCACACTGTCGAGTGTAGGGCGACGGGGCGCTATAGCGCGTCATTCATGGCCTGATAAGGATGGATTTGTGATGATGTCCAGTAGGCTGTCACCTCGCCGCCTCCCAACAAAAATGGTCCGGATGCCCTTGATTGCTCTTCTTCTTTTGACCGCGGGCGCAAGCGCCCAGCCCGAAGCCCCGACTTATCCTTCTGCGTCGCCCTATCCGGCGGGTGCGGTGGTGCAGCAGGTTCCTGCCGCGACTCAGCCCTCCCCATGGAATCAGGTGAGCGGGCGAATCGGTGTTGCCTCCGATCCCTCCATATCCGGCACCATCAGCCAGTGGCGTGCATTGCAGCAGAGCGACGGGCTGGGCTTTTCAACCTATGCCAACTTCATCCTGGCCAATCCCGGCTGGCCGGGCGAAGATCGGATGCGGCGGTTGGCCGAGACCAGTATCAATCCCAATAGCTATGATCCACGCCAGGTCACAGCCTTCTTCGCTCGTTTCCCGGCGCGCACGGCGACAGGCAATGCGCGTCATGCGCTGGCGCTGATGCAGATGGGGCGCATGGCGGAGGCGCGGATAGCCGCTCGTAGCGCCTGGATGGGTGGCACGCTGTCACCCGATGACGAGACGCGGCTGTTGTCGCTCTTCGGGACGGGCTGGACCGGCGCGGACCATGATCAGCGCGCGGACATATTGTTGTGGGGCAATGACATCGCCGGGGCGCAACGGATGCTGGCCTATGTAACTCCATCGCGACGCCCTGTTTATGAAGCGCGTATCGGCTTTCGCCAGAAGTTGCCCGACGCCGCCGCAAGGATGCAGAATGCGGAATCCGTGGGCGTGTCGGACGCGGGTTATATCGCCGACAAGGCGACATGGCTGATGAATACCGGCAACTGGGTCGCAGCGCGGCAATATCTCGCCAATCGGCCGGCGCTGACCTTCCGTCCGGGCAATGCCGAAAAATGGTATGAGACGCTGCTGGGTCAGGCCCGCGCCGCCGCCAATGACAGCCAGTGGAGCTTGGCTTACGGCATCGCGAGCAAGATCGATGACGCCTATGCACCCGGCGTTGATGTTTCCGGCCGTCCTATCGGCGAACGTGACGATTATACCAGCCTGGCCTGGCTCGCTGGAACGACGGCTTTCTACAATCTCAATCGGCCTGCGGACGCGGCGGCGATGTTCCGTCGCTACGCCACCGCTGCACGGTCGCCCCAGACTCAGTCCAAGGGCTATTATTGGGCGGGCCGCGCCGCTCTGGCCGCAGGCGATACGGCGACCGCCAACAGCTATTTCGCCCAGGCATCGGTCTTCCCTGACCAGTTTTACGGGCAACTCTCGCTTGAGCGCGTCAGCAAGCCCGTGCCCGCCCCCGCGATGGTGGAACGGCCGATCGAGATTTCGGCAGCGGACCGGACCGCATTCAACAACCGGTCGGTCGTCCGGGCGGTAAAGGCGCTGGGGCAGATGGGATATTGGGAGGATCAGAGCAAATTCGCCCGCGCAATCGCGAACAATGCCGAAAGTGACAGCGATCACTATCTTGCCGTCGAACTCGCCAAGAATATCGGCCGGCCGGACATGGGGGTGATGGTCGGCCGCCGCGCTGTGTCGAGCGGGCTGACCGGTTATGGCGCAAGCGCATTCCCCCGCGTGCCGGTGCCGCCCTCAGCGCAATCCAGCTGGACGATGGTCCACGCCATAGCGCGGCAGGAAAGCCAGTTTGACCGCCAGATCGTCAGCCATGCAGGCGCACGCGGCCTGATGCAGTTGATGCCCGGAACCGCGCGGGAACAGGCCGGGAAGCTGGGCCTCGGCTATAATCCCAGCTCCCTCAACGATCCCAACTACAACATCATGCTTGGTTCGTCCTACTTTGAGCGGATGCTCAGCTATTATGGCGGCAGCTATCCGTTGGCTGTAGCCGCCTATAATGCGGGGCCGGGTAATGTGAACCGCTGGATAAGGGCCAATGGCGACCCACGCCTTCCTGGTGCGGACATGCTCCGCTGGATCGAGCAGATCCCGATCTTTGAGACCCGCAACTATGTTCACCGGGTGCTGGAAAATGCGGTGGTTTATGATGCGATCAACCCGGAACGGGCGCGCTTTCGCGGTTCCAGCACACCGCTTTCAAAATATCTTGGCAAGCAAACGCCGGGTTGAATTGAGTTAGCGCTGAAGCGCAGACGCCGCAGGGGATGCAAAGGCCGGTAAGCGGCCCGCCAAGACCTCCGCGCTTCCGCGCAACTCAAAAACCTCTGCGCCCTCGGCGCCTCTGCGCGAACAAGAAAGCCCCTAGCCCGTGGCCGCGTGGTTTACCCTTTTCCCAGTGAAATTTGCACGAACCTCGTCGCGGCAGGTAAAGCAGCGCGATGACCACCCCCTATCCCAACTACATAACGCCTGAAGGCTTCGCCAGGCTGCGCGCGGAATATGACCAACTGCTGGGGGTAGAGCGGCCGCGCGTCGTTGAAATCGTCAGCTGGGCGGCTGGCAACGGGGATCGCAGCGAAAATGGCGACTATCTATATGGCCGCAAGCGCATGCGTGAGATTGACGGCCAGCTTCGCCGCCTGTCGAAGAAGATGAAGGACGCCAAAGTCGTCGATCCGCGCCAGCAACCTGACAAGAGCAAGGTGTTCTTCGGAGCGACGGTGACCATCGCCGACGAAGAGGACAATCATCGCACCGTCACCATCGTCGGCAATGACGAAGCGGATGCGAGTGCCGGGCGGATCGGCTGGGGTTCCCCCATTGCCCGCGCCTTGCGGGGCGCGGCCATCGGAGACCTGCGCCGCGTCCTGCTGCCCGCGGGGGAGAAGGAATATGAGGTGATTGAAATCGACTATCCGAAATAAGCCGTTCAGTCAGCGCGGCGCCGCCTTCTTCGCGATCGGCTGCGCCTGCGCCACTACAGCCCCCGGCTTTGCCGCGAGCCGTCCGATGGTCTTGAGCGCATAGTCGAGCTGGAAATCCTCAATGCCCTTTTTCTTCAATTCCTCAGCGCTCATGGCAAAGCGGGGATCTTCCTTCGTATCCTCTTCCAGCGCCGCATTATCCGTTTTGATCTCGTTGATCAGATGACGACGCAGGTCGCTCTCTCGAAACTTCGGGCGGTTCTTGTAGTCAGGATCAGACAATTGTGGCACGCGCACATCCGGTTCGATGCCGCCTTCCTGCACCGACCGGCCAGACGGTGTGTAATAGCGTGCCGTCGTCAGCTTGAGCGCGGTCGTGTTGGTGAGCGGCAACATCGTCTGCACGCTGCCCTTGCCGAAGCTGCGCTCACCCATCACCAGCGCGCGATGCTGGTCCTGTAGCGCCCCCGCAACGATCTCCGAAGCTGAAGCCGATCCTGCATCGACCAGCACGATGACCGGCAGGCCCTTCGCGTCATCGCCCGGCTTGGCGTAATAGCGTTCCACATCGCCCTTGTTACGGCCGCGCTGGGAAACGATCTCGCCCCTTTCCAGGAAGCTGTCGCTGACCGCTACCGCTTCGTCCAGCAGCCCGCCGGGGTTGGAGCGCAGGTCCAGGATGTAGCCGGTGGGCTTGCGTCCCAGGCTCTTGTCGATGCTGCGGATCGCCTGGCGTACATCAGCGCCGGTGTTGGCCGAGAAGCTGACGATATTGATGATGCCGACGCCGTTCTTCACTTCCCACTTTACGGGTTTTAGCTGAATGATCTCGCGAGTTAACGTGAGTTCGATCGGTTTGTCGCGGCCGGGCCGGACGATGGTGAGCTTGATCGCGGTGCCGGGCGCGCCGCGCATCTTATCGACCGCCTCGTCCAGGGTGCCCCCATAGATGAGCTGCCCATCGAGATGCGTGATATAGTCGCCCGCCTTGATGCCCGCACGCCAAGCCGGTGTATCCTGCGTCGGCGCGATGACCTTGACCGCGCCATCTTCCTGCGTCACCGACAGGCCAAGGCCACCATAGCTGCCCTCCGTCTGGGTCCGCAGATTCTGGAAATCGCGCGCGTCGAGGAAGCTCGAATGCGGGTCGAGACTGGCAAGCATGCCGTCGATCGCCCCCTTGATCAGCTTTTGGTCATCGACCTTCTCGACATAGTCGCTGCGTACCTTTTGGAACACATCCATGAACTCGTCGAGCGCCTTGTAGCTGCTGGCTTCCCCATCGGCGAGCGCGGCTGTCGTAGCAGGGATGAGCGCAAGCGCGCCAAGGGCAATGGCGCCCCGGAAAAAATTGGAAGTCATTGCTGTCCTGAGTCCTAGCATCAAGCGGCGAGTATAGGCAGGTTGTCAGCCAGACGCAAAGGATCGGTGAGCCCCGGCCCAGCCGTTGGCGAGCGCCACGCCTTTCACCGCCCCTTGAGCAGGGGCCAGTCCCGCTATCCTATTCGTGCGGCCGCAGAGCCTGGTTCAAACTCTCCATCACCTGGGCGATGGGCTCTATCACCGTCACGCTCCTGCCCTCGCCAAAACGGATGCGGGTGCCGTCCGTGACCGATGAAACGAAGGTGACCTGTGCGGGATTGATAGCGGTTTCGGTCCGGTCAGCGCCCACGAACATGACGAGCATGGCTTTTCCTCTCCTTCTTATTGGAACACGAAGGTAACCGCATTTCCGCAGCAAGCCAGCCGTTTTTCTGATCGCGCGTTCAGTCCAGGCGGATCGCCTGGATGAACAGGCTGGCGCGCGCATCCAGACGGTGCGCCTCCTGCGCCAACTGGCTGGCCGCATGGCGGATGTCGCGCGCGCCTTCCTCCGCCGCTCCGGCATTATCGCTGATCTGGCTGGCGCTGATCCTGACATGCTCGCTGGAGACGCCGGCCTCGGCAACGCCGTCTGCGATGGTGCGGCTGAACGCGCCGTGCCGCGCCACGGCTTCAAACACCGACCCGGAAAGCCGTTCCGCAGTCGCGATCGCCGAGTCCATGAGCGCATGGCCCTGCGCGACCTGGCCGACGGTCGCACGGATATGTTCTATGCGGTTTGCGATCTCCGCCGCGGCGTCGCGCGTCTGACCAGCCAGCAGCTTCACCTCGCGCGCGACCACCGCAAAGCCCTGCCCCGATTCGCCTGCGCGCGCGGCTTCAATCCCGGCGTTCAGGGCGAGTGTCGTGGTTGCGCGAGCAATCGCGTCAATCAGTGCCGTCACCTCGCCGATCCCGTCCGCCTGCGCAGACAGTTGATGCGTGTGCGCGGAACCGAGCCGCGTCTGATCGACAGCACGGCGGATCGCCGCACCCGCCGCCCGGGCTTCTTCTTCTATGGCCTGGAACAGTTGATTGAGATCGCTGGCCGACGCGGCCATACCCGACAAATGGTCCGCAGTCTGGGCCGCGGCCACGGCCATGCCCGCCGATGCCTGTCCGTTATGCGCGGCGCGCTCCGCCGCTTCGTTCGCGAGCCGGGACAACATGTCGGCCATGGCGACCAGATCGGCGATCAACGCGCCGATGTCGGTTCGAAAGCTTCCACTTTCGCGCGTCACCCGCTCCAGCCGTTCGGCCCGCGCAATCGCCACTTGCGCATCCCGCTCGGCGGCGAGCTTCAACAACAGTTGACCGCCCACCACGCCGGCATAGCGTCCCCCTTCCACCACGATCAGTCCCTCACATGCCTGGCCCTGCGCAGCATAAAGGTCGATCAACGCCTCGATCGTGGCGCTCCGTTCCACGCAGGCGCACGGACGGACATGATCGTCCAACCGCCCCCCGAAGCTGGGATTGCGCAATAATGCGTGGCCGAACGGATTGAACAGGATGCGCCGCATATGGCGCTCGTAAATCGCGCCCACAGGCCGTCCCTGACCGTCGAGGACAGGCAGAAGGCGAAGCGCGGGATCGAACTGGAACTGGTCCACAGCCTCGCTCAACGGCCGCCCCAGCCGGATCACCGGACTGTCGGCAACAAAAGGCAAGCCCTGCGAGCGAGGCAAAGAGGCTAGGGGATCGAGAACAACTGGCGAATACATAAGGGCATGATTACCGCCCCAATGGTAAATGCCCGGTTAGGTTTTGATGACAGTATGATGACAAATGGCTGTTTTCTGACGTTTTTCCTTACACCATCCGGTAACCGAATGCCTTGTTTGCCAGCTTCACCACCTCTGGATCGGGATCGGGGAAATTCATCGGCACGAGCTTTTCCAGCGTATCGGCAACATATTTCAGCGCGGCGATGCGTCCGGCCTTGCGATGATTATTGTCGATGACATGCCAAGGGGCATATTTGCTGTCGGTCTTGGCGAACATGCTGTGCATGGCAGCCAGATAGTCGTCGCGCCGCGCCCGGTTTCGGTAATCTTCCGTTCCGGTCTTCCAGCGCTTCCAAGGCGTGTCGAGCCGCTGGGCAAGTTGCTCGTCCTGGGTCTCCTGCGTGATGTGGACGAATAGCTTGACGATGTTGGTCCCCGCATCGACCTGCTGCTTTTCGAAGGCGTTGATCTCGTCATAAGCGCGCTTCCATTCGGACTTGGCGCAATAGCCTTCTACTCGCTCCACCAGAACGCGCCCGTACCAGCTGCGGTCGAAGATCGCGATATGCTTGCCTGCGGGCAAGCGCGTCCAGAAACGCCATAGGTAATGGCGGTCGCGCTCCTCCTCACTGGGCGCCGCGATCGACCAGACGCGGTAATAGCGGGGGTCCCAATCGGCAGTCATCCGCTTGATGATGCCGCCCTTGCCTGCCGCATCCCATCCTTCCAGCAGGATGACGCTGCGCCTGCCATGGATCAGATGAGCGACCTGAATCTTCGCCAACCGCTCCTGCAGACTGGCCAGTTGGGCGTCATAGTCGCCCTTGGGCGCTTTACCCTTTTCATAATCGGCAAGATCAATGGTCATGGACAGATCATGCGCCGTGCCCGCGCTGCTGTCGAGTGGGGTCAGCGCACCCGCACCAGACGCAAGACACCCTGCGCCATCAGGATCGACAATGCGTAGCTCGCCAGCAACTGGCTGGTCCAATGGCCGCCCATCGTCACCCGCGCCGCCCAGCCCAACACCAGCCAGACCAGCGCGACCCAGCCCACGGCCCGCGCCCAGCCGCGCCGGTCCGCCAGCGCGACGAGCATCAGCAGGCCTATCGTGGCGCCCGTTACCAAGCCATAGGTCGATGGCAGGCCCGATGACGGACTGGGCTTTGCAACGGCGACCAGGGTGGCCAAAGGTCGGGGCGAAAAAATGAAGAAACGAAGCAAGCCGTCGGTCGCAAGCGCAAGCGCAAACGCGATCGGCGCCGCCAGCGCGGCGACATGGCCCCGCAACATCCACAGGAGCAGCGCGACGACGCCAGTCATCGCCCACATCCATGGTTCAGTCGCGCTTTTCGTGACAATACCCGCCCATTCGGGCGACTGACCGAGCAGTGCCTGCAAGCCGCGCGTCAGAGCGACATCGCCCGGCAACGGTCGCTTCACGGCCCAGTTGAGCACGCCAAGCGTCACGCCGGCAATGCACAGCAGAAAGACGGAACCGCGAGTGATCGTCATGCCTGTCATCATCCCATTGACGGTGGACGACAAGCGTGACGATGATAGGTCACGCCTTTGCCTGCGGCTCCACAACGCGAATATGCAATTCACGAAGCTGCTTGAACTCGGCCGGGGACGGCGCACCCATCAGCAGGTCTTCAGCACGCTGGTTCATCGGGAAGAGCGTGATCTCCCGCAGATTCTGCGCACCGCAGAGCAGCATCACGATGCGGTCCACCCCTGCCGCCATGCCGCCATGCGGCGGCGCGCCATATTGGAAGGCGCGATACAGGCCGCCAAAGCGTTCCTCCACATCCTGCTGCGACAGGCCCACCTTCTCGAACGCCTTGACCATCAACTCCGGCGACTGGTTACGGATCGACCCGGAGGCGATCTCATAGCCGTTGCAGACCATGTCATATTGATA of the Sphingobium herbicidovorans genome contains:
- the greB gene encoding transcription elongation factor GreB, with translation MTTPYPNYITPEGFARLRAEYDQLLGVERPRVVEIVSWAAGNGDRSENGDYLYGRKRMREIDGQLRRLSKKMKDAKVVDPRQQPDKSKVFFGATVTIADEEDNHRTVTIVGNDEADASAGRIGWGSPIARALRGAAIGDLRRVLLPAGEKEYEVIEIDYPK
- a CDS encoding lytic transglycosylase domain-containing protein codes for the protein MPLIALLLLTAGASAQPEAPTYPSASPYPAGAVVQQVPAATQPSPWNQVSGRIGVASDPSISGTISQWRALQQSDGLGFSTYANFILANPGWPGEDRMRRLAETSINPNSYDPRQVTAFFARFPARTATGNARHALALMQMGRMAEARIAARSAWMGGTLSPDDETRLLSLFGTGWTGADHDQRADILLWGNDIAGAQRMLAYVTPSRRPVYEARIGFRQKLPDAAARMQNAESVGVSDAGYIADKATWLMNTGNWVAARQYLANRPALTFRPGNAEKWYETLLGQARAAANDSQWSLAYGIASKIDDAYAPGVDVSGRPIGERDDYTSLAWLAGTTAFYNLNRPADAAAMFRRYATAARSPQTQSKGYYWAGRAALAAGDTATANSYFAQASVFPDQFYGQLSLERVSKPVPAPAMVERPIEISAADRTAFNNRSVVRAVKALGQMGYWEDQSKFARAIANNAESDSDHYLAVELAKNIGRPDMGVMVGRRAVSSGLTGYGASAFPRVPVPPSAQSSWTMVHAIARQESQFDRQIVSHAGARGLMQLMPGTAREQAGKLGLGYNPSSLNDPNYNIMLGSSYFERMLSYYGGSYPLAVAAYNAGPGNVNRWIRANGDPRLPGADMLRWIEQIPIFETRNYVHRVLENAVVYDAINPERARFRGSSTPLSKYLGKQTPG
- a CDS encoding DUF2062 domain-containing protein, whose translation is MGRLSRWWHANAPTRESLECNRFLAPVAHRVLEPSLWRFTRRSVPRGVALGLLVGIFLLIPGIQIAGAALLALPFRANIPIAAAMTFLSNPATTPLILWASVYIGNWMLGRSADASGFMALVNDHATIRQWIAWLFSEAAPAMLLGLTLISVAMAVVGYIIADWIWRHRMGRKWHSRKLRIGKAHESSALEEVASV
- a CDS encoding response regulator, with the protein product MSDSKAILVVEDEAMIGMMLEDYLDTLGYRLHAIAVSVEEACDQARKGGFDAALVDCNLQGEKSWPVADILADSGIPFVFATGGMADDVPASHSSRPTLAKPYTIGAVERALTKVLSS
- the smpB gene encoding SsrA-binding protein SmpB, which produces MARPRPELFDKKKIVAENRRARFEYFLEDVFEAGIALQGTEVKSLRFGEGNIAESYAEVKGNQVWLVNSNIPEFSHGNRFNHEPKRPRKLLLHEREIARMHGAVERKGMTLVPLSIYFNGRGKAKVELALARGKKTHDKRETIKERDWKRDQQRIMKAHR
- a CDS encoding hybrid sensor histidine kinase/response regulator; its protein translation is MASRVKRDEEAWTGERPSRLSLPLLILAALLSAGLVIYAIGDRALAAGFAAMVLAAAALLSWYRRIFPEEAADRDAVPDWTVARAAADASNMAIAVTDRAGRLACASDLFGEWFPGFPTPPNMAAEPEVSESLGAAARAAWRDGEARVEGIAQGALRLDVDICRTGRSEDYLLWRFTPVRQPNALDDVHRLLTGDAGRQMGEAGIMAVMIGGEGRIRAANGAFLLRAAGRIDANITGRDFAAHMRVDDKGRLFLAREESGGLPLRLLQVPLRRATQPVGNQSGQDGPMLLLLIDEPAGSAGGTSALSYIETLLSLLPFGLAMADRDGRVLFLNNAFSRAAGLKRSDKPSYPGDLVVREDQGAVADAVRRFAVGPQMSGDIAVRLRNEPEEPTALSLAGVRGLGEAAVLLSLKDNSEESKLKRQVAQATKMQAIGQLAGGVAHDFNNILTAIIGHCDLMLMRHTPGDSDYDDIQQIKSNSNRAAGLTRQLLAFSRQQTLRPQVLQLPDIVAEVSNLLKRLLGESVKLDVSHGRNLGAVRADPGQLEQVIVNLAVNARDAMPEGGILNIQTYAVPAAKVREMRQEILPAADYTALRVSDTGLGIPPDILSKIFEPFFTTKELGKGTGLGLSTVYGIVKQSGGYIFAESELGRGASFVIYLPVYQGADMDHALPAKAPVKRSETWGTGTVLLVEDEDMVRAVAERALVRQGYKVLTAHDGEQGLEVLAGGEKIDLLISDVVMPNMDGPSMVARARHSHPDLPVLFMSGYAEEQLRKSIDIANVAFLPKPFSVSQLAEAARDALAMRPAVE
- the dapA gene encoding 4-hydroxy-tetrahydrodipicolinate synthase; this encodes MFSGSIPALITPFRNGTVDEVAFRALVDWQIEEGSSALVPCGTTGESATMTVDEHNRVVAICVDQAAGRVPVIAGCGSNDTRIALEHMFAAQAAGADAALVVAPYYNKPNQEGVYQHFAHLAERCDLPIVLYNVPSRTITDIGVPVIHRLSKEFQSIVGIKDATGNLGRVTAQRLACRADFCQLSGNDETALGFNAMGGSGCISVTANVAPRLCAQFQAACASGDWDGALELQDRLYPLHDALFSDSSPGPVKYALTRVRSDMPGDLRLPITWPSESGRAAVDRALEIAGLV